A genomic window from Punica granatum isolate Tunisia-2019 chromosome 2, ASM765513v2, whole genome shotgun sequence includes:
- the LOC116193560 gene encoding uncharacterized protein LOC116193560: MKKVLLFWFFLIICYELASISNCDSATNPETREAQLSENEDKVLPDGASYGEVNNETDQLHNPGNVISNVKRAKGSYGGGDLLRPRNTRSAASPSLVKASVLSTAAKHIAAGLLAIGLSY; encoded by the exons ATGAAGAAAGTTTTGCTCTTTTGGTTCTTCCTAATCATTTGTTATGAGCTTGCTTCAATCTCGAATTGTGACAGCGCTACGAATCCAGAAACTAGAGAGGCTCAGCTTTCAGAGAACGAAGACAAGGTGTTGCCCG ATGGAGCTAGCTATGGAGAAGTTAATAACGAAACCGACCAACTTCACAACCCAGGTAATGTCATAAGTAATGTCAAGCGGGCAAAGGGGAGTTACGGTGGTGGAGATCTTCTACGGCCTCGAAATACTCGTAGTGCTGCGAGTCCCAGTCTTGTTAAAGCTTCAGTCCTCTCCACGGCGGCAAAGCATATCGCTGCGGGACTACTCGCTATAGGTCTCTCCTACTGA
- the LOC116193735 gene encoding phosphatidate cytidylyltransferase 4, chloroplastic-like — MAFSCARIDPLHLTHLSLTPFSACPCRPFFHRNALILSRPSKFHLRLLLDGPRGALCSRDRRWSTSRYRRLFAVVGQADTGQRSEDDANQEANEGYHSSVKGDSNVESQQKASQLRKRVVFGLGIGVSVGAVVLAGGWVFTVALAAAVFIGAREYFELVRSRGITAGMTPPPRFVSRVCSVICALMPILTWYFGHIDVSVTSAAFFVAIALLLQRGNPRFSQLSSTMFGLFYVGYLPCFWVKLRGLAAPALNTRVGARWPILLGGPAHWTVGLVATLIAISSIIAADTYAFLGGKAFGRTPLTNISPKKTWEGTIVGLGGCIATSVILSKIFNWPTSVLSAIPLGFLTFLGSVFGDLTESMIKRDAGVKDSGSLIPGHGGILDRVDSYIFTGALVYSFVKTILPLYGV; from the exons ATGGCGTTTTCCTGTGCCAGGATCGATCCCCTCCATCTGACCCACCTGTCCCTCACCCCCTTTTCCGCTTGCCCATGTCGGCCCTTCTTTCATCGGAATGCCCTAATCCTCAGCCGGCCCTCAAAATTTCATCTTCGCCTACTCCTGGATGGACCCAGAGGTGCTCTTTGCTCCCGGGATCGACGCTGGAGTACTTCGCGTTACCGCCGATTGTTTGCCGTGGTCGGTCAAGCTGACACTGGCCAGCGCAGTGAGGACGATGCCAATCAG GAAGCCAACGAGGGCTACCACTCTTCGGTAAAAGGGGACTCCAACGTAGAGAGTCAGCAGAAAGCGAGTCAACTGAGAAAGAGGGTTGTCTTTGGCCTCGGTATTGGGGTCTCTGTTGGCGCGGTTGTATTAGCAGGAGGTTGGGTTTTCACTGTGGCCCTCGCAGCTGCTGTTTTCATAGGCGCACGCGAGTATTTCGAGTTGGTTCGGAGTCGTGGGATTACAGCTGGGATGACCCCTCCTCCTCgatttgtctctcgagtttgctcAGTTATCTGTGCCCTTATGCCCATACTCACATG GTACTTTGGTCACATAGATGTGTCTGTAACATCTGCTGCCTTCTTTGTCGCTATTGCGCTGCTTTTACAAAGAGGGAACCCGCGATTTTCCCAGCTCAGCAGTACAATGTTTGGGCTATTTTATGTAGGCTACCTCCCTTGTTTTTGGGTTAAGCTTCGGGGACTAGCAGCACCAGCACTCAACACCA GAGTAGGAGCAAGGTGGCCCATTCTTCTCGGGGGCCCAGCCCATTGGACTGTAGGCCTTGTTGCGACATTGATTGCTATTAGCAGCATAATTGCAGCAGACACGTATGCGTTTCTTGGTGGCAAG GCTTTCGGCAGGACGCCGCTTACGAATATTAGTCCCAAGAAGACATGGGAGGGTACCATTGTTGGCCTAGGTGGTTGTATAGCTACTTCTGTGATACTATCGAAGATATTCAACTGGCCAACGTCTGTGCTTAG TGCAATACCCCTGGGATTCTTGACCTTCTTAGGGTCAGTTTTTGGTGACCTTACCGAGTCAATGATCAAGCGGGATGCTGGGGTAAAGGATTCCGGCTCTCTTATTCCAGGACATG GTGGGATATTGGATAGGGTTGACAGCTATATATTCACTGGCGCACTCGTGTACTCTTTTGTCAAGACCATTCTTCCTCTTTACGGAGTATGA
- the LOC116193561 gene encoding uncharacterized protein LOC116193561: MKKVLLVWLFLIIYCELVSISNCESSSNPETRDAQLPEHDDKLLPDGDGYGEVNMDMDQLRNLGNVKRAKGTYGGGDVLRPRNTRSAASPNLVKASVLSKALKHIAVGLLVISIFY; the protein is encoded by the exons ATGAAGAAAGTTCTGCTCGTATGGCTCTTCCTAATCATCTATTGTGAACTTGTTTCAATTTCGAACTGTGAAAGCTCTTCGAATCCGGAAACTAGAGATGCCCAGCTCCCGGAGCACGATGACAAGCTGTTGCCCG ATGGAGATGGCTATGGAGAAGTTAATATGGACATGGACCAACTTCGCAACCTAGGTAATGTCAAGCGGGCAAAGGGAACTTATGGTGGTGGAGATGTTCTACGGCCTCGAAATACTCGTAGTGCTGCGAGTCCCAATCTTGTTAAGGCTTCAGTCCTTTCCAAGGCACTGAAGCATATCGCTGTGGGACTACTCGTTATATCTATCTTCTACTGA
- the LOC116196129 gene encoding UPF0057 membrane protein At2g24040-like gives MATKCEIFCEILIAILLPPLGVCLRHGCCSVEFWLCVLLTILGYIPGIIYALYAIVFVDRDQYFDEYRRPLYAPA, from the exons ATGGCGACTAAATGTGAGATCTTCTGTGAGATCCTGATCGCCATTCTCCTCCCCCCCTTGGGCGTCTGCCTCAGGCACGGTTGCTGCTCC GTTGAGTTTTGGCTCTGTGTGCTGCTAACAATTCTGGGATACATTCCGGGTATAATCTATGCACTCTACGCCATTGTCTTTGTTGATCGCGATCAGTACTTTGACGAGTACAGGCGCCCTCTTTATGCCCCGGCGTAG
- the LOC116196128 gene encoding F-box protein SKIP1-like, which yields MSEREPEPETAEETSSSAAVSGADWAELTHECLVNIFSRLTAAHLWTGPMFVCRSWHRASTDPSLHSVFDLEPLFNSAAGSARWWLPEFERKMDSMLISAINWSNGSLTKISTRHCSDRAISLASERCLNLAFLSIKSCLNLTDKSLSRIAFRCPNLQELDVSCCYEISHESLALIGQNCPNLRMLKRNLMNWLNPSEHVGIVPNEYLNSCPQDGDVEAAVIGKYMTRLKYLAIRFSKLSARGLTSICDGCVELEYLDLSGCANLTGRDISNASDNLKSLKEIVKPNLYIPSSVFHTEMYGHWRLYDERFQTDVFRI from the exons ATGAGCGAACGCGAACCTGAGCCGGAGACCGCGGAGGAGACGAGCTCGTCGGCTGCCGTGTCCGGCGCTGACTGGGCTGAGCTGACGCACGAGTGCCTCGTCAACATCTTCTCCCGACTCACCGCCGCTCACCTATGGACCGGTCCCATGTTCGTCTGCAGGTCGTGGCACCGCGCCTCCACCGACCCGTCCCTCCACTCGGTCTTCGACCTCGAGCCTCTCTTCAACTCAGCTGCTGGGTCGGCCCGGTGGTGGCTCCCCGAGTTCGAGAGGAAGATGGATTCCATGCTGATCTCTGCGATCAATTGGAGCAATGGATCTCTAACGAAAATCAGTACTCGCCACTGCTCCGATCGCGCAATTAGCCTCGCATCCGAAAG GTGCTTGAATCTTGCGTTTCTCTCGATCAAAAGCTGCCTGAATCTCACTGACAAGTCCCTCTCTCGAATAGCCTTTCGGTGCCCGAACCTCCAGGAGCTTGATGTGAGTTGCTGCTATGAGATATCCCATGAATCCCTTGCTCTGATTGGTCAGAACTGCCCGAACCTCCGAATGCTGAAGAGGAACCTTATGAATTGGCTCAACCCTTCTGAGCATGTGGGAATTGTTCCAAATGAGTACCTAAACTCTTGCCCGCAAGACGGGGACGTAGAAGCTGCTGTTATCGGGAAATACATGACCCGACTAAAGTACCTTGCGATCCGATTCTCGAAGTTATCAGCAAGAGGCCTCACCTCGATCTGTGACGGGTGCGTTGAGCTTGAATACTTGGACCTTTCAGGCTGTGCAAATTTGACGGGTCGGGATATCTCGAATGCATCGGACAATCTGAAGAGTCTGAAGGAGATTGTGAAACCAAACCTTTACATCCCAAGCTCAGTCTTTCACACAGAGATGTATGGGCACTGGAGGCTTTATGATGAGAGGTTCCAGACGGATGTATTCCGTATCTGA